The genomic segment ATGGCAGGATGAAAGACCGTGGTTCATTTCCGGGATCCGACTTCTGAGCGAACAGTGCAATAAACCGCTTCATCTATCTCTGAAGTTCATAACTGCAAACGTCTGCCAAGGTGAGAGACGATATATTCGATGGCCTCGCGAGCGGATTCCCGATGAAAGAAGTGTCCACCGTGAACTGCCTGCGGCGTGAAAGCTACCACGGGTATGGAGGCCCCATTGTGCCATGCTCGCGCAATCGTGATGGGCGCCGTGTGTGTCGAACAGAGCTACGACGGGACAATCGAGCCTGTCTTGCGCCGCGTCGTAGGCATACCGATTGAACAACGTGAGGTCGGCTGCCATCACCGGCAGGAAGTACCTCATGAATTCGGGCTCCGCAGCAAAGCTGTCGTCGACGCCGCCAAAGCGACGCACGGTTCGCAGCAAGCTCTGGTCATCTTCAAACAGTGTGTTCGCCTTGCGCAACGCCGACGGCGCATACAAGGCGCCAACGAAGAGCATTCGCGGCCCTGCGACGCCGCGGCGTCGCAGGGCAATCGCCACCTCGTATGCGATTAAGCCGCCGAGGCTGTGTCCATAGAACGCGAACGGTTTGTCATGCCAGCAGTCGAGCGCATCGCAAATTTCCTAACGAGCGGCACCCAATCGATGCGCGGCGGCTCATCCCTGCGCTGCTCGCGTCCTGCGAGTTGAGCGGCATGAACGCCCACGTCAGGAGGCACCAACGGCTCCCACGCGTAGTAGATTGACGCCCCCGCCCCTGCATGCGGAAAGCAGACCAACCGCACGGCGCGGTCAGTGTGTCGCG from the Burkholderia humptydooensis genome contains:
- a CDS encoding thioesterase II family protein; amino-acid sequence: MCDALDCWHDKPFAFYGHSLGGLIAYEVAIALRRRGVAGPRMLFVGALYAPSALRKANTLFEDDQSLLRTVRRFGGVDDSFAAEPEFMRYFLPVMAADLTLFNRYAYDAAQDRLDCPVVALFDTHGAHHDCASMAQWGLHTRGSFHAAGSSRWTLLSSGIRSRGHRIYRLSPWQTFAVMNFRDR
- a CDS encoding thioesterase II family protein, giving the protein MTKARCMYTVSRHTDRAVRLVCFPHAGAGASIYYAWEPLVPPDVGVHAAQLAGREQRRDEPPRIDWVPLVRKFAMRSTAGMTNRSRSMDTASAA